A region from the Aegilops tauschii subsp. strangulata cultivar AL8/78 chromosome 5, Aet v6.0, whole genome shotgun sequence genome encodes:
- the LOC109745731 gene encoding putative F-box protein At3g16210: MEAGTSSPAAVAAPLPLDDLLREIFLRLPPEPIHLFRASFVCKHWRGLVHDARFLRRFRDFHGGTPPVLGFFNQTGPPFFVPTSGGFALPTVTMSPDDWWALDCRHGRALIESCRTGTLLVWDLVTGDKRYLPLPAQDCSQYNGAVLCAAGHADHHDCHSCPFLVAFVFSDDRDFITSACVFSSETGVWGEITSIVIPDALVLPKPTALVGNTIYFLLDDNSIIEFVLDKHTLGLVEEVPCTYDQIIIMRTEDGCLGLAGVERFNFNLNLWSKVASIDGVVTWTHQRVIQLEKILAPEAVSACMVGGIGAHAVGCAVNADVIFIDVYPSIYMIHLKSMKIEEVSKKRIGKQYVFPYTSFYAPGITIGGANDQVEVLNNS, from the exons ATGGAGGCAGggacgagctcgccggcggccgTTGCCGCGCCGCTTCCCCTGGACGATCTCCTTCGGGAGATATTCCTGCGCCTCCCGCCGGAGCCGATCCACCTCTTCCGCGCCTCCTTCGTCTGCAAGCACTGGCGCGGCCTCGTCCACGACGCCCGCTTCCTCCGCCGCTTCCGTGATTTCCACGGCGGCACGCCTCCCGTGCTCGGCTTCTTCAACCAGACAGGGCCTCCCTTCTTCGTCCCCACCTCCGGCGGCTTCGCGCTCCCCACCGTCACGATGTCCCCAGATGACTGGTGGGCCCTCGACTGCCGCCACGGCCGCGCCCTCATTGAGAGCTGCCGCACTGGGACGCTGCTCGTCTGGGACCTCGTGACCGGCGACAAGCGGTACCTGCCGCTCCCCGCGCAGGACTGTTCTCAGTACAATGGCGCGGTTCTGTGCGCGGCTGGCCACGCCGACCACCACGACTGCCATTCTTGCCCGTTTCTCGTGGCGTTCGTGTTCAGTGACGACAGGGATTTCATCACCTCCGCATGCGTCTTCTCGTCTGAGACCGGTGTCTGGGGTGAGATCACTTCGATTGTTATACCAGATGCATTAGTTCTGCCAAAGCCGACGGCTCTGGTTGGAAACACAATCTACTTCCTGTTGGATGACAATAGCATCATTGAGTTCGTTTTGGATAAGCATACCTTGGGTTTAGTTGAGGAGGTGCCATGTACCTACGATCAGATTATCATCATGCGGACAGAGGATGGATGCCTTGGTTTAGCTGGAGTGGAACGATTCAATTTCAATCTTAATCTGTGGTCAAAGGTGGCGAGCATTGACGGGGTGGTGACATGGACACATCAAAGGGTCATTCAACTCGAAAAAATTCTTGCGCCTGAAGCAGTGTCGGCGTGTATGGTTGGAGGTATTGGAGCGCATGCAGTTGGCTGTGCGGTAAATGCGGATGTGATCTTCATCGATGTGTATCCTAGCATCTACATGATCCATCTCAAGTCCATGAAGATCGAGGAGGTGTCGAAGAAACGGATCGGCAAACAATATGTTTTTCCTTACACAAGTTTCTACGCTCCAG GAATTACCATTGGTGGTGCAAATGATCAAGTTGAAGTGCTGAACAACAGTTGA